In Oryza sativa Japonica Group chromosome 1, ASM3414082v1, the genomic stretch tcctccgtttcacaacgtaagtcattctagcattttccacattcatattgatgttaatgaatctaaatagaatgacttacattgtgaaacggagggagtactaagttAGAAGAGCATGACCATATGAAAGCGTGTTGAACCATAATTCCAGTGGCGACTCAAGTATCAAGCAATACAATGCCTTTACCACTCAGAATCTCACATCATCTGTTTGTACGTTTTTCGTCAGACTTCCATGCTTGTTTTCTCTCATGAGTTCTGACACTGAGAGAACACAAGAAGGTTCCTCATGCTTCTATGGCTTAATCTGATGATCATACCATTTCTTCTGTTTTCTCCAAATATAAGTAAGAAACATATTGCATCACATTCTCTCGTATGACACCtgcatggattttttttctaaaataaacaaaaacacaTATTGCTTTCTCCAGCATTCCAAGAGTCAAGGAAACATGGAACAGGACAGTCTTTTCTACGAATAAAGCAAACAATAATATGAAGTGGAGGGTAATTTATCAAAGAGTAAAATGCATGGAGGATCACTTAACTTGTTTAGTTGTGTCAAGTAGGTCACTCTACTTTTAAAATACACATCTAGATCACTAATGAGTCAAGTGAGTCACTTGTTCATCTAACTATCCATATGAGCATACCTTGTACGCATGACATGCTACCTATGATTGAAAAAAATGCTTTGACATATGTAGAAAATcacatatgtatttttttcccaTTCTCACAGCACGACCACTTGAAAATATACGAAATTAGGAGAACCAAATCATTTTCACTTTGCTTTTTTATGAGTTATTGTACAATCTTAAACAACAACGGAGGCAAAATCCTATTAGGCAATGGCGGCGGATGctcaaacatttttttcaacCCTAGGTGACATGCTATATGTATGAGGTGTGCTCATGTGAATAGTTAAATGGCTAAATGACTCACTTAACTTACATTAATGATCCAGATGTGCATTTTAAAAGTAGAGTGACCTATATGATACACCTAAGCAAATTGGATGACCCTCCATGTATATTACTCCTTATCAAACGCCTGGCTTAATTACCTAATTCTGAAAACGTAAGGGAGCTGACGTTTGCTAATTCTAAGGTCTAGCACGTGTACTGAAAATCATCGCCTCTTATGAGCCCTTCGTTGTCACTATCGGCGACTGAATGTGCAGTCAACACTCAACAACTAAAACGTTTGAAACCAACAACTCAGCAAGAAATCGCTGTTAAGGGCTGACCTGGAGCAATTCAACAACAACATGTACAGCTCCCTGTGGCTAGGCTTCAGTATAAGTTGCATGCCTGCCCTGATTATACCCTTGTTCCAATCATAACAAAAATCTTAACCATGATGGACACTTTCTTTTCTGCTGTTCTTGGTGATCTTCTCAGCAGGTCCATATCCTTCATGATTGACAGATacaaacagcaacagcagagcgtggaggaggagagccGTCTGCAGCAGTTACACCGCGTGCTTCTACGGATCGAAGCCATCGTCGAGGAGGCCGACGGGAGGCTCATCACAAACCGAGCGATGCTGCAACAGCTTGGCATGTTGAGAGAGATGATGTACAGAGGCTACTACTTCCTCGATGGTTTCAGGTATCGAATCGCTCAACCACATGCTCAAGATGAGGTGGGTGATCTGTCCCCTTTCAGTCCATTAAAGCGGTTCTGTATCTCCACTAGAGATAGGAAAACTACAATATCcgaaattttggagaaaaaagaGCTGCAAGAGATGCTTGGTCGCCTGAAAACCGTAGTTTCAGACATGCAGGAGTTTGTTGTGCTCGTCAGCGGCTACCCTCGTATGAAACGCCAACCATATTGCAGCTACTTGTTGCTGGAGAACTGCATGTTTGGCCGCCAAATAGAGAAGGAGAGGATCATCAACTTCTTGCTAGCACCACATCCTCTCGGTGATGAAGAAGATATCGATGTGCTTCCGATAATTGGACCGGGCAGAGTTGGGAAGAGCACACTCGTCGAGCACGTCTGCCGTGATGAAAGGGTTCGTGAATACTTTTCTACGACTGTTTTCTATGGCCCAGATAGCATTGGCGATGGAGACCTGGCGCCTCTTACAGACACCGGTGCAATCAAACATCGAAATCCTGCCTCAAGCAAGCTGTCACTAGCGATCATTGAACTTGTGGATGAGATGGATGATGAAACATGGAGAAGAATATTGCAAAGCCTAAGATCAGGAGACCATGTAGCACCTGTGAGCAAGATCATAATAACAAGTCGATCAAACAAGATCGCAACTTTTGGAACAACAAAAGCACTCCATTTAGGTTTTTTGCCAAAAGAAGATTTTTGGTATTTCTTCAAGACGGTCGCATTTGGGAGCACAAATCCAGAAGAGGAGCCGAAGCTAGCATCTATATGTATGGAGATTGCAGCTGTTCTGAATGGATCTTTCATGGGATTAAACATCGTTGCGAGCATACTCAATTCTAATCTCAGCGCTCAATTCTGGTACAGTTTGCTCAAACGCCTGAAATTTTTCACATACAGGCATATACATCTGCTAGGTGAACACCCAAGAGACTTGTATAATGCTAACAGTGGACGTACTTACATTTGGATGCATGAAAACTATTGTGGTGACAGTGACTTAGTGACATACAATTATTACCAAGTAAATTCTGCAAGGTTAAATGGTCTACAAACGGTACTAACAAGCAGAGATATTCTAACCGGAACTGTTAAGCCTCAGGCAGCAAAATATGAAGTCTTGGAATGGCAATCCAGCATACCTCCATACATTAGCTACATCACGCAATACGAGATACTTGCACAACAGAAACTTATGCTACCTCCTAAAAGGAAGCGATCCGGGGCGCTCTCAGAAGAGTTAGTTTGATATGGAATTAGTGTTGTCAAACTTTAGATTAGGTCCATCAACGGACTGTTTGGTAAACATGTTCCATTTCGTTCCAATCCAATTATTTTTCAAATGGTGTTACTCATGTGTGCCCCCTTCTCTTTCCCACCCTCTTTGATGATGTAAACTAACTAGTATTAATCAATTGTGTGCATCTTCGGTATCAAATCTTTTAGTCATGTTGGGACAAAATCCAACAAGTATGCGTGTATTTCTCTCTGTATTGGATGCCTCAACCGCGGGCAACGTTTACACATTTATATGGAGTGTACAAAGAGGAAATTACATTGCTACCCACATTGCTGGCTAATCTAAGTGGTTGGCCGGTGGGCCAGCCTGACGGCCATCGGGTAAATTCCCTGGTGACAGGAGGGCTGCGCCCATTAAGGAAGCGGCGCATGTTCCCGAGGGTGCCCGCTATTACCCGGATAAAGCCATGCTCCGGGTAATAGCGTGCGCCATCTCGCCATCGTCAGTGGTGTCAGAGGTGGTTGGCGGCGTGTAGTACGTATTTATGCCATCCCACTGAGCGTCCAGTCCTCCATCTCAAGCCTAGGGCTCTTGAAGCCCTGGTTTCCTCCGGGGCAGCAGTTAGCCCTGGAGGCCTTGATAGGCCTCCGAAGTCCTTATACGGCTTCGGAGGCCACGGAGCGCTCCGGAGGCCTTGGTCAATTCCGGAGCCCCTGGGTAGCTCCGGAAGCCTCAAACAGCTCCGGAGCCTACGGGAGGCTCCGGATGCCTTGGCTGCCTCCGGAGCCTCAAGCGGGCTCCGGAAGCCTTGGTTGGCCCCAGAGCCTCTAAATTGCTCCGGAGCCTAGGGTAGTAGCCATCTTTAGTCATTTTCCTAGGGTGGATGGCTCCGTTGAAGCTCGGTTCGTCTTTCGGAGGCTTGCTCCTTTACCCGGAGCCATTCCCCCAACAAGTcatatggtttttttttgttgcacatATCTTTTGTCTTGATTTATTTTCTAAAGAGTTCGTGAAACTTTGATCTATATATTTTAACTATTAGATTTTTTATGAATGAAAGttgcatatttatatttgtgaagcTACATACTTCAATAATGTAACATATTTTTcaagtatttatttatttttgctaaAAAGAGTTCAAAACTAAATTATTTCAAGAACAGAgatatctattaacttattaaagtaacagaaaaagggaaaactattctaatccctcgaggggatgttccctcgtttgcttaaaaaccatctaaacggttatgaaaaattctggaaaaatttgacaacattcatacaacacatatatacaactccacaaaatATTAAGTCCAAACTTAACTCACAAGTCAAGATataaaaaaaggcaaatttagcgtatgaatagtatcgtactgtttatatctaaatttatcttttatgtttcttgatgtgtagatcgaatttgaacatgaattttggtggactagtaggtacCATTATACTCTATATTGTCAAttgttttcagaatttttcacaactatttgcatcgaatttaaaagaaaaaggtatacgaggggatatcctctcgatggattagaatccactccctagaaaaaggagcctccacgttctcTCACGgcttagaaattctcatattaatcggagaaaaagaaaaacagtaaggaatattagaagaggagactagagtccatatagaaatacaatttagaaatagttaaaattcggaattaaaaaataagtaatattggaagaggagactagagtccatatagaaatccaatttataaataactgaaattcggaattaaaaaataaagaatattagaagaagagtatagagtccatatagaaatacaattaagatataatagaaatttggaattaaaaataaggaatattagaagtgagtattgagtccatatagaaatacaattaagaaataatagaaattcggaattaaaaataaggaatattagaattagagtatagagtccatataggaatttaaaactaactaaaatttagaataaataaaataaaattaaaaatttagttTAGAGTTcgcataaaaatacaatttacaaataactaaaattcgaaattaaaaaaaacatggaaagaagagtctaaagtcattataggaatacaatttaaaagtaactgaaattcgaaattaaaaattaaagaatattgaaagatgactttagagtccacatagaaatacaattagaaataataaaaattcagaattaaaaataaataatattgggagaaaagcctagagtctatatagaaatacaatttacaggtAATGAAAATCCagaatttaaaatatatatataaagacgAGTCTAGTGTCTATATGAATATAATTTacgaataactaaaatttgatattaaaaataattaataactagcacatatataaaatacaatatgaatattacacattagtagtttcgtaaagttagtataaaatttaaaattatgttgtcttcttaatatatttgaataatatattgagaaaacatatatgctattatatgagataaaatgtaatgatgctagccgcgcaatctgcgcgggccaccatgctagttataaATATGGCTAAAAGGAGCCACTATGTTCATTCTtgaggcttaaaaaaattaccatgttaaataaattaaaaataaatatatgtgtAATCTATGCTGATGGGACTAAATTATAGTGGATTGATTGATCGCTACATATGtataagaaataattttaaataaaggGATAAGTCCGAGTTACCATCTAATATATCATATTTTGCCACTTTTGTCTTGAAACTATCTAGGGCTTGTTCAGATTGTAGACAAAATAAAtctatgccaaaatttagtaagttggcaatattaccaaaattttagcaagatttcttatgtatttaccaaatttggcaacaaactaaacgcatacattttttttacaactttaaaataaaataatatagttgaaaatagcatcaatctgaacagccccttACTTTACCCATCCCCTTGGTTCAAACCAACCCTATAATTTTTCGTCTATGTGATGCTTACATGATGATCCAGTCAGCCaataatattttaaagaaatggTCGGTTTTCATCTACGTGGTGCTTATATGGTGGTCCAATCAGGcaacaaaattttaaataaatgatAGGACCCATGCATCaatctttcttctccttctagCAGTCTAGATCCTGGGGCATTTGACTATTTACCACCCACAATCTATGACATGTGGATTCAGTAGTAAATTCTTAATTGCCACTTGTAAAaatggtaaatagttaaatatctctaTTGCAGTTGCAACCTCAAGCGTGCTTGCCGCCCTCCAAGATCTCCACAAACTAACTGCCTCGGGTGTCTCCTCCTTGATCTTCGGAGTTCAGTGGCTTGTTAGCTCAGGTTGAGTTTagctccaaactttttttttcaaactttcaacttttccatcatatcaaaactttcctacacacataaacttccaacttttccgttacatcgttccaatttcaaccaaacttttaattttggtgtgaactaaacacacccttcaaTAGTTTTGAACGGTAACTGCCATAGAGGGTTAGTTTTATCTGCAATATCTATTGATATTGTAAAACTCTTGCCTAAAAAAAATATCGTCAACCTCCGGCAAGTTCCACCTTCCATTTCCGCACATCCATGTGGTTGTACTACTGCTGTTTTGGTCCAGATTTTTGTTTTAAATCTTTGTAGTCCTCAGGACCTCTGCCACTGGACATGCATCTCTTCTACAAATACTTCCCCTTTCCACAGCCTTCTCGACATGTGATGATTTCTATATGTCAGTGGCATCTATACtccaaatttaaaaataaccgATGTAAAATAGACCACGAATTTATTATCTTGataaagtaatagaaaataAAGTCACCAATGTTTGCTCTTATAGCTTAGAAATTTATGCATTAATCAGATCTAAGTCATTGATTAAAGTGTGTGTCAAGAGTATGACGGACTAGATTAAAActgagttcaagtaggaatataatttaaaataagattAAAAAGAATCCATATTGATCACAATGTATAATCCAAGTTGacatacaatttaaaatatagAATGCATGAAAAATAGTGTATCAGAAAAGGAGTGTTAAGTATATGAGAAGAGGACACAAAATTCTTATATATAATATCATTCAAGTTTTTATgtgtatattatatattattctCAAGAATGAATTTATTAATCATGTATTATCGTCAAGTTACATCTAAATATAAACTTTAGCTTTCaaatcatctattaaaatatgtttatttgtaAAATCATGGTGATTAAGTTACGATTAACAATTGGTCGAGATGTTGATAAAATGCTATTTTTTAATGTTTGTGATTTTATAATGGTTTACGTATGTAACATGTGCTCGAAAATATGGTTTCTTAGTTGTTAATGGGCAACCGTTGCTTGTGGTTGGAGGGGCGTACGTTGTTGCCTTGTTGGTGATCACTCTCTTGGCCTGTCCCATTTCTGCCCATTGAAGCGTCTCTGCATCTCCACTAGAACATGGAAAATTCTGTCACAAGTCCTGGAGAAGAAAGAGCTGCAAAAGATGCTTGATCACCTGCAAAGCATAGTTTCAGACATGCAGGAGTTTGCTGTGCTTATGAGCAGCTACCCTCGTATGAGTCGCCAGCCTTATGGCAGCTACTTGTTGCTGGAAAACTGCATGTCTCTCGGCCTTTGTACATTTACTACTCCCTTCGATTCTATAATAATTATGTTTTAAACAAAGTTaagatcaaacttttataactttgaccattaataattttaaaaatatttagtttaaaaaaactagaacaacatatatagatttgtctttcaaaacactacaataaaagtaaacatacatttatttaatatatgtattataatagaaaaataaggtagACCGTATTAATTGTTTAAAACGTTAATTAAATTGAAAGTAGTAATTCTAAGGTCTAGCACATGCACTGAAAATCACCTACCCATAACGAGCCTTTCGTTGACCACCTACCGATGactaatactccatccgtccctaaatatttgttaccgttgactttttaaaatatatttaaccattcatcttattttaaaaaataagtaattattaattattttcctatcatttgattcattgttaaatatactactactactactcaagtttttCAATAatattcataaaagtttttgaataatatgaacacttaaatatgtttaaaaaaatcaacgacgtcaAGTATTTAGGAACAAAGGGAGTACTAATTGTGCAGTCAATGAACGACCTAGACAGCGGCCTTGCAATACTATGCAATTCAACAGCAACACGGCAAGTGGCAACTCCTTGTGGCTAGCCTTTTGTATAAGACAACAGGTGCACCTAATTGGTTTCTTCTAATCACAAAATCTCACCATGGACGCCTTCTTCTCTGCTGTTCTTGGTGATCTTCTCAGCAGGTCCATATCCTTCACGATTGACAGATACTACCGGCAGCATCAGGGTGTGGAGGAGAATCTACGGAAGTTACACCGCATGTTGCTGCGGATCCAAGCCATCGTTGAGGAGGCACATGGGAGGCAGATCACGAACCAAGCTATGCTGCTTCAGCTTAGGATGGTGAGAGCCGTGATGTACAGAGGCTACTACTTCCTTGATAATTTCAGGTACCGAACTGTTCAAGCGCATGCTCAAGATGAGGTGGGTGATCGCTCTCTTGGCCTGTCCCCTTTCAGCCAATTTAAGCGGTTTTGTTTCTCCACTAGAACAAGGAAAATTGCATCCGAAGTTTTGGACCAGAAGGAGTTGCAGAAGATGCTTGGTCACCTAGAAAACATTGTTTCAGACATGCAGGAGTTTGTTGCGTTTGTGAGTTGCTACCCTCATATGAGTCGTCAACCTTATTGCAGCTACTTGTTGCTAGAAAACTGCATGTTTGGTCGCCAGATAGAACAGGAGAGGATCATCAACTTCTTGCTAGAACCAAATCATCCTAGTGCAAAAGGCATTAATGTGCTTCCGATAATTGGACCGGGCAGGGTAGGAAAGAGCACTCTTGTTGAGCATGTCTGTCATGATGAACGGGTGCGTAAATACTTCTCCATGATTGTTTTATGTAGCGCAGATAGTATTGGGGGTGGTTTTCTTACAGACACCGGTCTAATCAAACATCGAAATCCTACCTCAACTGGACAATCATTGGTTATCATTGAACTTGCTGATGATGATATGGACGACAGAACATGGGCAAGAATATTGCACAACCTAAGAGGAGAGCACATAACACCTGTGAGTAAGATCATATTAACGAGCCGATCAGACAAGATAAGGGCTTTTGGAACAACAGAAGCACTTCATTTAGATTTTCTTCCAAAAGAAGCATTTTGGTATTTCTTCAAGACGATTGCTTTTGGGAGCAGGAATCCCGAAGAAGAGCCAAAGCTAGCATCCATTTGTATGGAGATCGCGACCTTGGTGAAGGGATCTTTCATGGCAACACACGTCATTGGTGGCATACTCAGGTCTAATCTTAGTGCTCAATTCTGGTGCAGGTTTCTCAAATGCTTCAGGCATTACACAGACATGCATATCTCCGTGCTAGGAGAACACCCAAGCGACGCGTATACAAAAACAAGTGGACTTACTTACATTTGGACATCTAGAAATATGAGTGTTGTCGCAGCGACATATAGCCTCCATCAAGCAAGTTCTGCTCAGCTGGCTGATCTATCCCCAATTCTATCAAATGATGTTCTTACCGGAGACGTTGAGCCTCCGGAGAAATTTGATGCCCTGGAGTGGCGATCTAGCATACCTCCTTACTACAACTATATTTCGCATTACGAGATACTTGCACAACCACCGGATATGCTGCCTAAAAGGAAGCGGTCCCGGTCGCTCTCAGAAGGTTTGGTTTAATCTAGAATCATATGAGGTTTAAGCAACAGACGGAGTTGGCAACTTTGTTGATTCACTTAGCCAGTTGTTTTAGCAATTAGCATGGAGTTTGTCCAATGTAATTTCCCTTTCTGACAATGTAAACTAAACTAAACTTCTATGACTTTTGAAGTTGatgtgtagtactccctccatctcaccATCTCAAAATACAGGACTGAAGCACAAccccttttttttcatgtctTATATTGGCCACT encodes the following:
- the LOC107275946 gene encoding putative disease resistance protein RGA3, whose translation is MMDTFFSAVLGDLLSRSISFMIDRYKQQQQSVEEESRLQQLHRVLLRIEAIVEEADGRLITNRAMLQQLGMLREMMYRGYYFLDGFRYRIAQPHAQDEVGDLSPFSPLKRFCISTRDRKTTISEILEKKELQEMLGRLKTVVSDMQEFVVLVSGYPRMKRQPYCSYLLLENCMFGRQIEKERIINFLLAPHPLGDEEDIDVLPIIGPGRVGKSTLVEHVCRDERVREYFSTTVFYGPDSIGDGDLAPLTDTGAIKHRNPASSKLSLAIIELVDEMDDETWRRILQSLRSGDHVAPVSKIIITSRSNKIATFGTTKALHLGFLPKEDFWYFFKTVAFGSTNPEEEPKLASICMEIAAVLNGSFMGLNIVASILNSNLSAQFWYSLLKRLKFFTYRHIHLLGEHPRDLYNANSGRTYIWMHENYCGDSDLVTYNYYQVNSARLNGLQTVLTSRDILTGTVKPQAAKYEVLEWQSSIPPYISYITQYEILAQQKLMLPPKRKRSGALSEELV
- the LOC107277145 gene encoding putative disease resistance protein RGA3, which translates into the protein MDAFFSAVLGDLLSRSISFTIDRYYRQHQGVEENLRKLHRMLLRIQAIVEEAHGRQITNQAMLLQLRMVRAVMYRGYYFLDNFRYRTVQAHAQDEVGDRSLGLSPFSQFKRFCFSTRTRKIASEVLDQKELQKMLGHLENIVSDMQEFVAFVSCYPHMSRQPYCSYLLLENCMFGRQIEQERIINFLLEPNHPSAKGINVLPIIGPGRVGKSTLVEHVCHDERVRKYFSMIVLCSADSIGGGFLTDTGLIKHRNPTSTGQSLVIIELADDDMDDRTWARILHNLRGEHITPVSKIILTSRSDKIRAFGTTEALHLDFLPKEAFWYFFKTIAFGSRNPEEEPKLASICMEIATLVKGSFMATHVIGGILRSNLSAQFWCRFLKCFRHYTDMHISVLGEHPSDAYTKTSGLTYIWTSRNMSVVAATYSLHQASSAQLADLSPILSNDVLTGDVEPPEKFDALEWRSSIPPYYNYISHYEILAQPPDMLPKRKRSRSLSEGLV